A region of Oceanicoccus sp. KOV_DT_Chl DNA encodes the following proteins:
- a CDS encoding efflux RND transporter periplasmic adaptor subunit, with the protein MRLTIGFATVIGHSSLLDKELNVHCQFKRCSFIILSVFFLFACAKEAPPPALVEVVVDTVRLQEFKPNISFVGRLKARDDVSIQAQVSGYLESRYFTEGEMVNKGALLYVIDPAQFEARLASARATLAKANAAKQVADRNFNRGQELGPRGAISEAELDTLLAKKLEADADLQAARAGMKSAEVDLSYTKIHAPIRGRIGSSAYSSGDLIGPESGALTSLVSIDPIMATFQISESAYLISEHRRQQMMTDQAELDSNRLPNIVARLEMANREFYQLSGELDYISNRIDEATGTIEARAIFPNPKGLLRPGQYVHVRLEMPSTINVLMLPQSAVQADQQGNFVLVVGLDNKVQRRNVELDNRVNEFVVVKHGVEEGEKIIVKGLQKVRPGQLVALQSLKNTADSQTEGG; encoded by the coding sequence TTGCGGTTGACTATCGGCTTTGCTACAGTCATTGGCCACTCTAGCCTGCTTGACAAGGAGCTCAATGTGCATTGTCAGTTCAAGCGTTGTTCTTTCATTATTCTCTCCGTGTTTTTCTTGTTTGCTTGCGCCAAAGAAGCGCCTCCCCCTGCATTGGTTGAAGTGGTTGTTGATACGGTGCGCTTGCAAGAATTCAAGCCAAATATATCGTTTGTCGGTAGGTTAAAGGCGCGTGATGATGTAAGTATCCAGGCGCAAGTGTCCGGGTATTTGGAGTCTCGCTATTTCACCGAAGGTGAAATGGTTAACAAAGGTGCATTGCTATATGTTATTGATCCCGCGCAGTTTGAAGCGCGCCTGGCTAGTGCCAGAGCAACGTTGGCAAAGGCCAATGCGGCAAAACAGGTGGCAGATCGCAATTTTAATCGCGGTCAGGAGCTAGGCCCACGAGGCGCTATTTCAGAAGCTGAACTGGATACATTATTAGCAAAAAAATTAGAAGCTGATGCCGATTTGCAAGCAGCTCGCGCCGGGATGAAAAGTGCCGAAGTTGATTTAAGTTATACAAAAATTCATGCGCCTATAAGAGGGCGTATTGGTAGCAGTGCATATAGCTCGGGCGATTTAATCGGTCCTGAAAGTGGTGCGCTTACCTCGCTGGTAAGTATCGATCCGATTATGGCTACGTTTCAAATTAGTGAATCTGCTTATTTGATTAGTGAGCATCGTCGTCAGCAGATGATGACTGATCAAGCTGAGCTTGATAGCAATCGATTGCCAAATATTGTGGCACGATTAGAAATGGCGAACCGGGAGTTTTATCAATTAAGTGGAGAGTTGGATTATATTTCTAACCGCATTGATGAGGCGACAGGAACCATTGAAGCGCGAGCAATTTTCCCTAATCCCAAGGGCTTGTTACGGCCAGGGCAGTACGTTCATGTAAGGTTGGAAATGCCTTCTACCATTAATGTGCTGATGTTACCCCAGTCAGCAGTACAGGCAGATCAACAGGGGAATTTTGTATTAGTTGTTGGCCTCGACAACAAAGTACAGCGCCGCAATGTAGAGCTCGACAATCGCGTAAATGAATTTGTTGTGGTGAAACATGGCGTTGAGGAGGGGGAAAAAATTATTGTAAAGGGATTGCAAAAGGTGCGCCCCGGACAACTAGTAGCGCTGCAATCGCTAAAAAATACAGCAGATTCTCAAACTGAGGGAGGCTAA